One Elephas maximus indicus isolate mEleMax1 chromosome X, mEleMax1 primary haplotype, whole genome shotgun sequence DNA segment encodes these proteins:
- the TCEANC gene encoding transcription elongation factor A N-terminal and central domain-containing protein yields MSAKNQIAARAALIEQLIAKRNFEDIGNHLTELEMIHVTKEHLQETDVVRVVYRVLKHCPTVTLKKKAKCLLSKWRALYRMTHCKPIDNPQLTPMSGNKEENSGHSHDPSQDEIMDVSSSNPWPSFQDVAEAIEMIVPANSAVHVVPKEGHCSGCDLTPTGKESSESLVGPTTPLRTKSIELLYKALTSSSTDLPKADLWQKFAREIEEHIFALYSGNLKKYKTCIRSKVSNLKNPRNSHLQQNLLSGTMSPREFAAMTVLEMANQELKDLRAAYTESSIQEHRLPQELDGTPTNKIKCRRCEKYNCKVTVIARGALFLPSWVRNSNPDEQMMTYVICNECGEQWYHSKWVCL; encoded by the coding sequence ATGTCTGCCAAGAACCAGATAGCTGCCAGAGCTGCACTTATTGAGCAACTCATAGCTAAGAGGAATTTTGAGGATATTGGCAACCACCTGACTGAACTAGAAATGATTCATGTGACTAAGGAGCATCTCCAGGAAACAGATGTGGTCAGAGTTGTGTACAGAGTCCTCAAACACTGCCCCACGGTGACTTTGAAGAAGAAAGCCAAGTGTCTGCTGTCAAAGTGGAGAGCACTTTATAGGATGACTCACTGCAAGCCAATAGACAACCCTCAGTTAACTCCCATGAGTGGTAATAAGGAAGAGAACTCAGGACATTCTCATGACCCAAGTCAAGATGAGATCATGGACGTCTCTAGTTCTAATCCTTGGCCATCATTCCAAGATGTTGCGGAAGCCATTGAAATGATCGTGCCAGCAAATAGTGCTGTTCACGTGGTACCTAAGGAAGGGCACTGCAGTGGTTGTGACCTTACACCCACTGGCAAGGAATCCAGTGAGTCGCTGGTTGGTCCCACAACGCCTTTGAGAACCAAAAGCATAGAACTTCTTTACAAAGCTTTAACTAGTTCTTCCACAGATCTGCCAAAAGCTGATTTGTGGCAAAAATTTGCAAGAGAAATTGAAGAGCACATTTTTGCCCTTTATTCGGGAAATCTCAAGAAATATAAAACTTGTATCAGAAGCAAAGTTTCCAATTTGAAGAACCCCAGAAATTCTCATTTGCAACAAAACTTGCTGTCTGGGACCATGTCTCCCAGAGAATTTGCTGCAATGACCGTCCTGGAAATGGCCAACCAGGAGCTGAAGGACCTGAGAGCTGCCTACACAGAATCTTCTATACAGGAACATCGTCTTCCCCAAGAACTCGATGGCACACCAACAAATAAAATCAAATGCAGACGATGTGAGAAATACAACTGCAAGGTCACTGTAATTGCCCGAGGAGCACTTTTCCTTCCAAGTTGGGTGAGGAATTCCAACCCTGATGAACAAATGATGACCTACGTTATTTGTAATGAATGCGGAGAGCAGTGGTACCACAGCAAGTGGGTGTGCTTATAA